The genomic DNA AAAGCATCAAAAAAGATCTCCCCGATATTGTAATTACCGACCTTAGGCTCCCTTCTATGGACGGAATTTCATTTATGAAAGAAGCAATGAAAATATCATCAGCGATAAATTTCATAATCATTACCGCATATGCAACTGTTGAAACGGCTATTGAAGCAATGAAGAGCGGTGCTTTCGATTATCTAAAAAAACCTTTTGACTTAGAAGAATTGATGCTGACTATTGAAAGATTGATATCCATCAAAAAACTTCGTGATGAAAATGTATATTTGAAAGACAGATTGATTGAAAAATATGCCTGCTGTAATCTTGTTGGCAAATCAAAAGCAATGCGGGAAATATATGATTTAATTGCAACAGTTGCCGATAGCACGAGCACTGTTTTAATCGAAGGTGAAAGCGGTACAGGAAAAGAGATGGTAGCAAATGCTATCCATTATAACAGTATTAGAAAAAATGCTCCTTTCATAAAAGTTAGTTGTTCTATTTTCAACCCGAATATTCTTGAATCTGAGTTATTCGGGCATGAAAAGGGCGCTTTTACAGGAGCAATAAAACACAAAAAGGGCAAATTTGAGCTTGCACATAGCGGTTCGATTTTCCTTGACGATATTGACGATATTCCATTGGATTTGCAAGTTAAACTTCTGCGTGTCTTACAGGAAAGGGAAGTCGAGAGAGTAGGAGGTTTATCGCCTAAAAGCATAGATGTCCGTGTAATTGCCGCAACAA from Candidatus Schekmanbacteria bacterium includes the following:
- a CDS encoding sigma-54-dependent Fis family transcriptional regulator — its product is MRIRIYIVEDEAIKRETIKDYLLDNGFDVLDFENPSVALESIKKDLPDIVITDLRLPSMDGISFMKEAMKISSAINFIIITAYATVETAIEAMKSGAFDYLKKPFDLEELMLTIERLISIKKLRDENVYLKDRLIEKYACCNLVGKSKAMREIYDLIATVADSTSTVLIEGESGTGKEMVANAIHYNSIRKNAPFIKVSCSIFNPNILESELFGHEKGAFTGAIKHKKGKFELAHSGSIFLDDIDDIPLDLQVKLLRVLQEREVERVGGLSPKSIDVRVIAATKENLKDKVSKGTFREDLFYRLNVIKINLPPLRERKEDIPLLFEHFLQKYAQRDRINLPKVEEEALEPLFKYDWPGNVRELENFTERLVTLNKSKNVIDKQTVLSHLPENEKRETFNLHSIIQEEGKSFSDILEMTERKLLIWALEESEGNKSKAANLLKMKRTTFCDKLSKYEIE